One segment of Thermosynechococcus sp. HN-54 DNA contains the following:
- the cruF gene encoding gamma-carotene 1'-hydroxylase CruF — MKPKNALFVAEQVCLIGHIVAMAFGLAGLLLVVPHPEFILALPAWGQQLFQWSMGSGGVVYIVLGALAIALHTYRNFGLGKLLGFLLPAVGISLTSELLGTSTGFPFGHYGYLSGLGYKIAGLVPFTIPLSWFYMGLVTFLLAYSGFISRPLREGKGVGLGAALITVGLGAIFLTAWDFVLDPAMSQTAIPFWQFQEVGEFFGMPYRNILGWTGTGAVFMGLAMITWWPKPMVVNRVQLITPLVVYLVNFAFGAMITLTSLDQRFWIPATLGFGLGVVPVTVLWWLAEAPLEKVQGVNVNTEAG, encoded by the coding sequence ATGAAACCCAAGAACGCGCTTTTCGTTGCGGAACAGGTGTGCCTGATTGGCCACATTGTGGCGATGGCCTTTGGCTTGGCGGGGTTACTCCTCGTTGTGCCCCATCCCGAGTTTATTCTGGCGTTGCCCGCGTGGGGTCAGCAGCTTTTTCAATGGAGTATGGGGAGTGGGGGTGTGGTTTATATTGTCCTTGGCGCGCTGGCGATCGCGCTTCACACCTATCGCAACTTTGGCCTTGGTAAACTGCTTGGCTTTTTGCTGCCAGCGGTGGGCATTTCCCTCACCAGTGAACTTTTAGGCACCAGTACCGGCTTTCCCTTTGGCCATTATGGCTACCTCAGTGGTTTGGGGTACAAAATTGCTGGACTGGTGCCCTTCACGATTCCCCTCTCTTGGTTTTATATGGGACTAGTCACGTTTCTTTTGGCCTACAGTGGCTTCATCAGTCGTCCCCTGCGGGAAGGCAAAGGTGTGGGTTTGGGGGCAGCCTTGATCACGGTGGGCTTGGGAGCGATCTTTTTAACGGCTTGGGATTTTGTCCTTGATCCGGCCATGAGTCAAACCGCCATTCCCTTCTGGCAATTTCAGGAGGTCGGTGAGTTCTTTGGGATGCCCTACCGCAACATTTTGGGATGGACAGGTACAGGGGCGGTATTTATGGGGCTGGCCATGATCACCTGGTGGCCGAAACCAATGGTGGTGAACCGCGTACAACTCATTACCCCCTTGGTGGTGTACCTCGTGAACTTTGCCTTTGGGGCGATGATTACGCTCACCTCGTTGGATCAACGCTTTTGGATCCCAGCAACCCTAGGGTTTGGGTTGGGAGTCGTGCCCGTGACGGTGCTGTGGTGGCTGGCTGAAGCTCCCCTAGAGAAAGTTCAGGGGGTCAACGTCAATACTGAGGCGGGTTGA
- the priA gene encoding primosomal protein N', whose protein sequence is MALAPQQPSLYASVLVDCPGASEAYTYQVPAGWWVQGGEVVEVPFGAQVVRGIVLEGLATVPPSVDPQRLRSLLEVVAPQLFPKDYWALLKQMATYYCTPLIQVVRTALPPGVLGRSQRRVRLRPHQGIPPLSEQGQYLLRFLQTKGSGDYSVRYLQQQLPKVQRALAELERLGLVETYLAAPASQQPKQQQAVVLLNSEGATLTQRQRQILRYLQQQGRDCWLQEVLKATGTTAQTLQRLAAKGYIAIVEQQHCRIEQGVAVTPDQPKTLTPAQATALQAISEHLDAAQTFLLHGVTGSGKTEVYLQAIAECLERGRSALLLVPEIGLTPQLTDRVRARFGERLLVYHSGLSEGERYDTWRLTLVPEPRVVIGTRSAVLLPLVGLGLIILDEEHDSGYKQDQPQPCYHARTVAQWRSRQHQCPLILGTATPALSTWQAAQTGQTQLLSLPQRIHATPLPPITIVDMRQELHRGNRSMLSRPLQEALGNLQGRQAILFVPRRGHSTFVSCRSCGTVLYCPHCSVSLTGHLFGEEMEVLRCHYCNYRQAMPQRCPSCDSPYLKPFGGGTQRVVSELNRLLPQLRVLRFDSDTTQRKGAHRQLLAQFAAGAADVMVGTQMLTKGIDLPQVALVGILAADSLLHLPDYQAAERTFQLLTQVAGRSGRGAHPGKVILQTYVPEHPVMTAVKAYDWDSFAAQELSSRAPLGYPPYAQLILLRLSRPDPEEVAATAQAIAQQLQTLAPVSQGEWELLGPAPAAIAKIAGRYRWQILLKGKSGLVPELSQFLMHLKQQCSRSTRLSIDVDPLNFL, encoded by the coding sequence ATGGCCTTAGCACCTCAACAACCCTCTCTCTACGCCAGTGTGCTTGTGGACTGTCCGGGGGCAAGCGAGGCTTACACTTACCAAGTTCCTGCGGGTTGGTGGGTGCAGGGGGGCGAAGTGGTGGAAGTGCCCTTTGGCGCTCAGGTGGTGCGGGGAATTGTCCTAGAGGGACTGGCAACTGTCCCGCCATCGGTTGATCCACAACGCTTGCGATCGCTCCTTGAAGTGGTGGCTCCGCAGCTGTTTCCCAAAGACTATTGGGCACTCCTAAAACAGATGGCCACCTATTACTGCACACCGTTGATCCAAGTGGTCCGCACCGCCCTACCGCCGGGGGTCTTGGGGCGATCGCAACGACGGGTGCGTCTGCGACCCCATCAGGGGATTCCCCCTCTGTCGGAACAAGGGCAATATCTACTGCGCTTTCTCCAGACCAAGGGCAGTGGGGACTACAGTGTGCGCTACCTCCAGCAACAGCTGCCCAAGGTGCAGCGCGCCCTTGCAGAACTCGAACGCCTTGGCTTGGTGGAAACCTACTTAGCGGCACCCGCCAGTCAACAGCCAAAACAGCAGCAAGCCGTCGTACTCCTCAATAGTGAAGGGGCGACCTTAACCCAGCGGCAGCGCCAAATCCTCCGTTATTTGCAGCAACAGGGTCGCGATTGCTGGCTACAAGAGGTGCTCAAGGCTACGGGCACGACCGCCCAAACGCTCCAGCGCCTTGCTGCCAAAGGATACATTGCCATTGTCGAGCAGCAGCACTGCCGCATTGAACAGGGGGTAGCGGTGACACCGGATCAGCCAAAAACCCTCACCCCTGCCCAAGCCACTGCCCTGCAAGCCATTTCAGAGCACCTAGACGCTGCCCAAACCTTTTTACTGCATGGGGTGACCGGTTCTGGCAAGACGGAAGTGTATCTACAGGCCATTGCGGAGTGCCTGGAGCGAGGGCGATCGGCCTTGCTGTTGGTGCCCGAAATTGGCTTGACGCCCCAATTAACGGATCGAGTGCGCGCCCGCTTTGGGGAACGCCTCTTGGTCTATCACAGTGGCCTCAGTGAGGGGGAGCGTTACGATACTTGGCGGTTGACGCTAGTGCCGGAGCCACGGGTGGTGATTGGCACGCGATCGGCGGTACTGCTGCCCTTAGTGGGCTTGGGTCTGATCATTCTTGATGAAGAGCACGACAGCGGCTACAAACAGGATCAACCTCAGCCCTGCTATCATGCCCGTACGGTTGCTCAATGGCGATCGCGCCAACACCAGTGTCCCCTCATTTTAGGAACCGCTACCCCTGCCCTCAGCACTTGGCAGGCTGCCCAAACCGGCCAGACTCAGCTCCTTTCTCTTCCGCAGCGCATCCACGCTACCCCCCTGCCGCCGATCACGATTGTGGATATGCGCCAAGAATTGCACCGTGGCAACCGTTCCATGCTCAGTCGTCCACTTCAAGAAGCACTGGGAAACCTTCAGGGACGGCAGGCGATTCTCTTTGTGCCGCGGCGGGGGCACAGTACCTTTGTCTCCTGTCGCAGTTGTGGGACGGTTCTCTACTGCCCCCATTGCAGTGTCTCCCTCACTGGGCACTTGTTTGGCGAGGAGATGGAAGTGCTGCGCTGTCACTATTGCAACTACCGTCAGGCGATGCCGCAGCGCTGTCCCAGTTGTGACTCCCCCTATCTCAAGCCCTTTGGTGGCGGCACGCAGCGGGTGGTGAGTGAACTGAATCGCCTCTTGCCGCAGTTGCGAGTACTGCGCTTTGACAGTGATACGACCCAACGGAAGGGTGCCCATCGCCAGTTACTGGCTCAGTTTGCCGCCGGCGCAGCCGATGTGATGGTGGGGACGCAAATGCTGACAAAGGGCATTGATTTGCCCCAAGTGGCACTGGTGGGAATTTTGGCTGCCGATAGCCTGCTGCACCTACCGGATTATCAGGCGGCGGAGCGCACCTTTCAGCTCCTGACTCAAGTGGCGGGGCGATCGGGCCGCGGGGCACACCCCGGTAAAGTGATTCTCCAAACCTATGTGCCGGAGCATCCAGTGATGACAGCCGTCAAGGCCTATGACTGGGACAGCTTTGCTGCCCAGGAGCTAAGTAGCCGTGCCCCCTTGGGCTATCCCCCCTATGCGCAACTGATCCTTCTGCGCTTGAGTCGTCCCGATCCTGAGGAGGTGGCGGCAACGGCACAGGCGATCGCCCAACAGCTCCAGACGTTAGCCCCAGTTTCTCAGGGAGAATGGGAACTCCTTGGCCCTGCCCCCGCCGCGATCGCCAAAATTGCAGGCCGCTACCGCTGGCAAATTTTACTCAAGGGCAAGTCAGGATTAGTGCCGGAACTCAGCCAATTCCTGATGCACCTAAAACAGCAGTGCTCCCGCTCAACCCGCCTCAGTATTGACGTTGACCCCCTGAACTTTCTCTAG
- a CDS encoding energy-coupling factor transporter transmembrane protein EcfT: protein MSFRCWSPPARVMAILLWIFCISSLRRLESLAIATLLVVLLYLLSHLPWQRFGKRLQQMWLFFLGLWLLLAVTAWPIALLLTWRLVLCLALGVVLLESLTFSEWVRVCRWWGLPPLLVDTLALTYRYLFELESQLAQMQQALFLRGFRLSWRRLRPWAQMIGIFLIRAEERAQQIYLAMRLRGYGQTLHFRPQFSEGAPWSWGLTLGAGLGAGLLAAYDALGEIKLPF, encoded by the coding sequence TTGAGCTTTCGTTGCTGGTCGCCGCCGGCACGGGTGATGGCGATTCTGCTGTGGATTTTTTGCATTAGTAGTTTGCGGCGGTTGGAAAGTCTGGCGATCGCGACTTTGCTTGTGGTGCTCCTCTATCTCCTCAGCCATCTCCCTTGGCAGCGCTTTGGCAAACGTCTCCAGCAGATGTGGCTCTTTTTTCTGGGACTGTGGTTGCTTTTGGCAGTTACCGCGTGGCCGATCGCACTGCTCCTGACGTGGCGCTTGGTATTGTGTCTTGCTCTTGGCGTGGTGTTGCTAGAAAGCTTAACGTTTAGCGAATGGGTGCGGGTCTGTCGCTGGTGGGGGCTACCCCCCTTGTTGGTGGATACGCTGGCCTTGACGTATCGCTATCTTTTTGAGCTAGAGAGTCAGTTGGCACAGATGCAGCAGGCACTCTTTCTGCGGGGATTTCGCTTAAGTTGGCGCCGCCTTCGCCCGTGGGCACAGATGATTGGCATCTTTCTCATTCGCGCCGAGGAACGGGCACAGCAGATCTATCTAGCAATGCGCTTACGGGGCTATGGGCAGACACTTCACTTTCGTCCTCAATTCTCTGAGGGGGCGCCTTGGAGTTGGGGACTAACGCTGGGTGCTGGCTTGGGGGCAGGGTTGTTGGCAGCCTATGATGCCCTTGGGGAAATCAAACTGCCTTTTTAA
- a CDS encoding TrkA family potassium uptake protein: MVDLGAMLFRGRGVKLSQQFAVIGLGRFGRGVCETLHGMGYEVLGSDNQERLVNQVLQDHIVDHAIQLDSTDPQALKEAGLFEFETVIVAIGNHVDASIITTLNLKEAGVPNVIAKASSEIHKKLLERVGADRVVFPEYEAGCELARSLTRPAILDWFDLDPEKSIVEVKVPEAFHNRTVAEVELRSRYGLNLIALRFDDKFEINPSPNQKLNKGDIMVVIGANNDIDRFLRSQHIN, translated from the coding sequence TGTCATTGGCCTAGGACGCTTTGGCCGAGGGGTATGCGAAACCTTGCACGGGATGGGCTATGAGGTACTCGGAAGTGACAATCAAGAGCGTTTGGTCAATCAAGTGCTCCAAGATCACATTGTCGATCATGCAATTCAATTGGATTCCACAGATCCTCAAGCGCTCAAGGAGGCGGGGCTTTTTGAGTTTGAAACGGTGATTGTGGCTATTGGCAACCATGTGGACGCCAGTATTATTACCACACTCAACCTGAAGGAGGCTGGTGTCCCCAATGTCATTGCCAAGGCTTCCTCAGAGATTCACAAAAAACTCCTAGAGCGAGTCGGGGCAGATCGTGTTGTCTTTCCAGAATATGAGGCAGGGTGCGAACTGGCGCGATCGCTCACCCGGCCAGCGATTCTCGATTGGTTTGACCTCGACCCCGAAAAAAGTATTGTGGAAGTCAAAGTGCCCGAGGCATTTCACAATCGTACGGTTGCCGAGGTGGAACTGCGCAGTCGCTATGGCCTCAATTTAATTGCCCTGCGCTTTGATGATAAGTTTGAGATCAATCCCAGTCCCAACCAGAAGCTCAATAAAGGGGACATTATGGTGGTGATTGGTGCCAATAACGATATTGATCGCTTTCTGCGTAGTCAGCACATTAATTAG